The Frondihabitans australicus genome includes a region encoding these proteins:
- a CDS encoding DUF6504 family protein, with amino-acid sequence MRIDERVPVETTEAGSPLRFTWRRVVYGVVSPPEVWVTRREWWRSATRAPRGEGTTLLELPVWRVDALPLTDGAHRVDGTFDLALDRATGDWLLLGVFDDEVEQQLFA; translated from the coding sequence ATGAGGATCGACGAGAGGGTGCCGGTCGAGACGACCGAGGCGGGGTCGCCGCTGCGGTTCACCTGGCGGCGAGTGGTGTACGGCGTCGTCTCTCCGCCCGAGGTGTGGGTGACACGGCGCGAGTGGTGGCGTTCGGCGACGAGGGCTCCACGGGGTGAGGGCACGACGCTGCTCGAGCTGCCCGTGTGGCGGGTCGACGCCCTGCCGCTCACCGACGGCGCGCACCGGGTCGACGGCACGTTCGACCTCGCGCTCGACCGGGCGACCGGCGACTGGCTGCTCCTCGGCGTCTTCGACGACGAGGTCGAGCAGCAGCTGTTCGCGTGA
- a CDS encoding SDR family oxidoreductase: MKTTEHTILITGGTSGLGLGLAQRLQAEGNSVIVAGRRRELLAQIERDNPGITGVELDVSDPESIERVSRELIATRPELDVVITMAGIMEPEDLHTPAFLETAERIVTTNLLGTIRTVAAFTEHLQSKPDAAVMTVSSGLAFVPLAQTPTYSATKAAVHSFTEILRVQLADTSVEVLELVPPAVATTLMGQDEDTTGRAMPVDEYLDEVMQLLRDGAARGERGGEVLVERVKFLRNAAVEGRYDQVLGMLAASH, encoded by the coding sequence ATGAAGACGACAGAGCACACCATCCTCATCACCGGCGGAACCTCGGGCCTCGGGCTCGGCCTGGCCCAGCGGCTGCAGGCCGAGGGCAACAGCGTCATCGTCGCGGGTCGCCGCCGCGAGCTGCTCGCGCAGATCGAGCGCGACAATCCGGGCATCACGGGCGTCGAGCTCGACGTGTCCGACCCCGAGTCGATCGAGCGGGTCTCGCGCGAGCTGATCGCCACGCGCCCCGAGCTCGACGTCGTGATCACGATGGCCGGGATCATGGAGCCGGAAGACCTCCACACGCCGGCCTTCCTCGAGACCGCCGAGCGCATCGTGACGACGAACCTGCTGGGCACGATCCGCACGGTGGCGGCGTTCACCGAGCACCTGCAGTCGAAGCCCGACGCGGCCGTCATGACCGTGTCGTCGGGCCTCGCGTTCGTGCCGCTCGCGCAGACGCCGACCTACAGCGCCACCAAGGCCGCCGTGCACTCGTTCACCGAGATCCTGCGCGTGCAGCTGGCCGACACCTCGGTCGAGGTGCTCGAGCTGGTGCCGCCGGCGGTCGCCACGACGCTGATGGGCCAGGACGAGGACACGACCGGCCGCGCCATGCCGGTCGACGAGTACCTCGACGAGGTCATGCAGCTCCTGCGAGACGGTGCAGCCCGGGGCGAGCGCGGGGGAGAGGTGCTCGTCGAGCGCGTCAAGTTCCTGCGCAACGCCGCCGTCGAGGGCCGCTACGACCAGGTGCTCGGCATGCTCGCCGCGTCGCACTGA
- a CDS encoding SOS response-associated peptidase, whose protein sequence is MCGRFVMSRASSDLVALFDVDVTGDTLPEPSWNIAPTDPVSLIVDAAPRGADAGGPPVRRLASARWGLVPSTATDPRAQPPLFNARIETAASKPTFHDAVVSRRAIVPASGYYEWAAGADGGKTPHLVTLPDDEIMLFAALYEWWRNPHVAPDDPARWLLSTTILTRESAGPLAELHERMPVLVGAELMEDWLDPEAEGDDDLLEGVSGESLQHAERAGFRPVAAVGMPQ, encoded by the coding sequence ATGTGCGGAAGATTCGTGATGTCGCGCGCCTCGAGCGACCTGGTGGCCCTCTTCGACGTGGATGTGACGGGAGACACTCTTCCAGAGCCTTCCTGGAATATCGCTCCGACCGACCCGGTGAGTCTCATCGTCGATGCCGCGCCGCGCGGCGCGGACGCCGGTGGTCCCCCGGTCCGCCGCCTCGCGTCGGCCCGCTGGGGGCTCGTGCCGTCCACCGCGACCGACCCGAGGGCGCAGCCGCCGCTGTTCAACGCGCGCATCGAGACCGCCGCGAGCAAGCCGACATTTCACGACGCCGTGGTCTCGCGCCGCGCCATCGTGCCCGCCTCCGGCTACTACGAGTGGGCCGCAGGAGCAGACGGCGGCAAGACCCCGCACCTCGTGACCCTGCCCGACGACGAGATCATGCTCTTCGCCGCCCTGTACGAGTGGTGGCGGAACCCGCACGTGGCGCCCGACGATCCGGCCCGCTGGCTGCTCTCGACCACGATCCTCACCCGCGAGTCCGCAGGGCCGCTCGCCGAGCTCCACGAGCGCATGCCGGTGCTGGTCGGCGCCGAGCTGATGGAGGACTGGCTGGACCCGGAGGCCGAGGGAGACGACGACCTCCTCGAGGGCGTCTCCGGCGAGTCGCTGCAGCACGCCGAGCGCGCCGGCTTCCGACCGGTGGCCGCCGTCGGCATGCCACAATGA
- a CDS encoding ABC transporter ATP-binding protein, which translates to MIEFRSVTKEYPDGTRAVEDFSLVIPSMKTTVFVGSSGCGKTTILRMINRMVDPTSGSIQIDGADIGGIEPVGLRRSIGYVMQNSGLLPHRKVVDNIATVPLLKGVKKAEARQQALELMDTVGLDRAFADRYPSQLSGGQQQRVGVARGLAVNPNILLMDEPFGAVDPLVRSDLQEELIRLQRDLEKTVVFVTHDIDEAFYLGHQVVILQKGGHIAQVGTPAEILANPADDFVATFIGANRGKRALHIEETPTGSILVDDDGRPAGTLTGPVPVSGSRDTSGGQR; encoded by the coding sequence ATGATCGAGTTCCGCTCGGTGACGAAGGAGTACCCCGACGGCACGAGGGCCGTCGAAGACTTCAGTCTCGTGATCCCGTCGATGAAGACCACCGTCTTCGTCGGGTCGTCCGGCTGCGGCAAGACGACGATCCTGCGCATGATCAACCGGATGGTCGACCCGACGTCGGGATCGATCCAGATCGACGGCGCCGACATCGGCGGCATCGAGCCGGTCGGCCTGCGGCGCAGCATCGGCTACGTCATGCAGAACTCCGGCCTCCTGCCGCACCGCAAGGTCGTCGACAACATCGCGACCGTGCCGCTCCTCAAGGGCGTGAAGAAGGCCGAGGCGCGCCAGCAGGCGCTCGAGCTCATGGACACCGTCGGCCTCGACCGCGCGTTCGCCGACCGCTACCCGAGCCAGCTCTCGGGTGGACAGCAGCAGCGCGTCGGCGTCGCCCGTGGCCTCGCCGTGAACCCCAACATCCTCCTCATGGACGAGCCGTTCGGCGCGGTCGACCCGCTCGTGCGGTCCGACCTGCAGGAAGAGCTCATCCGCCTCCAGCGCGACCTCGAGAAGACTGTCGTCTTCGTCACGCACGACATCGACGAGGCGTTCTATCTCGGTCACCAGGTCGTGATCCTGCAGAAGGGCGGCCACATCGCGCAGGTCGGCACGCCCGCCGAGATCCTGGCGAACCCGGCCGACGACTTCGTGGCGACCTTCATCGGCGCCAACAGGGGCAAGCGGGCGCTCCACATCGAGGAGACTCCCACGGGCTCGATCCTCGTCGACGACGACGGTCGCCCGGCCGGCACGCTGACCGGCCCCGTGCCGGTCTCCGGCAGCCGTGACACCTCGGGCGGCCAGCGGTGA
- a CDS encoding type II toxin-antitoxin system HipA family toxin — protein MPYTPVAAVEVTAWGLRVGAVAPDPGLGSYVFEYYPDWVARGIELAPLHMPISRRRHVFPSLPEATFHRLPALLADALPDDFGNAIIDAWLARQGIRQGDVTPLDRLAYMSNRAMGALEFRPSRGPRQRVASAVEMSALVEGARSVLDERFAGDRETEAAIHSLIQVGTSAGGARAKAVIAWNPDSGEIRSGQLPADPGFEFWLIKLDGVGRDAELGSGGDYGRVEYAYAQMARAAGLEMTETRLLEENGRAHFMTRRYDRGEGGSKVHALTLCGLTHLDFRQRQTHDYSQYFQAIASLGLGASAREQAFRRMVFNVLAANCDDHTKNFSFLLDGPGAPGGPGAVSASDEGAGAWRLAPAYDVTFAYNPGGAWTYQHLMSVNGRFRDITLGDIEAVADRHLVPRARAVVDEVRSAVAGWRGFASDAGVAPSLARDMAAAMPRL, from the coding sequence ATGCCGTACACGCCCGTGGCCGCGGTCGAGGTCACCGCGTGGGGCCTGCGGGTCGGGGCCGTCGCGCCCGACCCGGGCCTCGGCTCCTACGTCTTCGAGTACTACCCCGACTGGGTCGCCCGCGGCATCGAGCTCGCACCGCTTCACATGCCGATTAGCCGGCGACGTCACGTGTTCCCGTCGCTGCCCGAGGCCACCTTCCATCGACTGCCGGCGCTTCTGGCCGACGCCCTGCCCGACGACTTCGGCAACGCGATCATCGACGCCTGGCTCGCGCGCCAGGGCATCCGGCAGGGCGACGTCACCCCGCTCGACCGACTGGCCTACATGTCGAACCGGGCGATGGGCGCCCTCGAGTTCCGCCCGTCGCGCGGGCCCCGTCAGAGGGTCGCGAGCGCCGTCGAGATGAGCGCCCTGGTCGAGGGCGCTCGCAGCGTGCTGGACGAGCGCTTCGCGGGCGACCGCGAGACCGAGGCGGCGATCCACAGCCTGATCCAGGTGGGCACCTCCGCCGGCGGTGCGCGGGCGAAGGCCGTCATCGCGTGGAACCCCGACTCGGGCGAGATCCGCTCGGGGCAGCTGCCCGCCGATCCCGGGTTCGAGTTCTGGCTCATCAAGCTCGACGGCGTCGGCCGCGACGCCGAGCTGGGGTCGGGCGGCGACTACGGCCGGGTCGAGTACGCGTACGCGCAGATGGCGCGGGCAGCGGGGCTCGAGATGACCGAGACGCGACTCCTGGAGGAGAACGGCCGGGCCCACTTCATGACCCGGCGGTACGACCGCGGCGAGGGCGGCTCCAAGGTGCACGCCTTGACGCTCTGCGGGCTCACGCACCTCGACTTCCGGCAGCGGCAGACTCACGACTACTCGCAGTACTTCCAGGCGATCGCGTCGCTCGGGCTCGGCGCTTCGGCCCGAGAGCAGGCGTTCCGCCGCATGGTATTCAACGTGCTCGCCGCCAACTGCGACGACCACACCAAGAACTTCTCGTTCCTGCTCGACGGGCCCGGCGCGCCCGGCGGGCCCGGCGCGGTGTCGGCCTCGGACGAGGGCGCAGGAGCCTGGCGACTCGCCCCCGCCTACGACGTCACCTTCGCCTACAACCCCGGCGGCGCCTGGACGTACCAGCACCTCATGAGCGTGAACGGCCGCTTCCGCGACATCACCCTCGGCGACATCGAGGCCGTGGCCGATCGCCACCTCGTGCCCCGGGCCCGCGCCGTCGTGGACGAGGTGCGCTCGGCCGTCGCCGGGTGGCGCGGATTCGCGTCCGACGCCGGCGTCGCCCCCTCGCTCGCGCGCGACATGGCCGCGGCGATGCCGCGCCTGTAG
- a CDS encoding helix-turn-helix domain-containing protein, which yields MTDDSGTDDLEARLGAQIRALRLDAGYDQRALAELADVGLSSIKNLENGRGSTLRTVIRVLRALHAEAWLDTLSPEPTVSPIDVLRGQSAGPRQRVYRPRGGA from the coding sequence ATGACGGACGACTCCGGCACCGACGACCTCGAGGCACGCCTCGGCGCGCAGATCCGCGCCCTGCGCCTCGATGCCGGGTACGACCAACGTGCACTCGCCGAGCTCGCCGACGTCGGCCTGTCGTCGATCAAGAACCTCGAGAACGGCCGCGGCTCGACGCTCCGCACGGTCATCCGCGTGCTCCGCGCCCTGCACGCCGAGGCGTGGCTCGACACCCTGTCGCCCGAGCCCACGGTGAGCCCGATCGACGTCCTGCGCGGCCAGTCCGCCGGGCCCCGACAGCGCGTGTACCGTCCGCGCGGCGGCGCCTGA
- a CDS encoding TetR/AcrR family transcriptional regulator, whose translation MLVTEVNESLPGGSSLLRNEPVQARSNARLTGLLDAAAAIIDEIGFERLTTAMVAERAGASIGTVYRYFPDRIAVVEALSIRGSQRLVDRIAATLAEAAETAGSQEQPGRVTVPVAVQHVVDALVEMYRTEPGFRAIRFTDSESTTAGDGDERPTLAAQLAELLCARIGVERSADADFAIEVATETAGSLIARAFATDIERDGRFVDEARTLVTAYLEGALPA comes from the coding sequence ATGCTCGTCACCGAGGTCAACGAATCACTTCCCGGGGGCTCTTCTCTGCTGAGGAACGAGCCCGTCCAGGCTCGCAGCAACGCCCGCCTCACCGGCCTGCTCGACGCGGCCGCCGCCATCATCGACGAGATCGGCTTCGAGCGACTCACCACCGCGATGGTCGCCGAGCGCGCCGGCGCGTCGATCGGCACCGTCTACCGCTACTTCCCCGACCGCATCGCCGTGGTCGAGGCCCTGTCGATCCGCGGCTCCCAGCGGCTCGTCGACCGCATCGCGGCCACCCTGGCCGAGGCGGCCGAGACCGCCGGGTCGCAGGAGCAGCCGGGTCGCGTCACCGTGCCCGTCGCCGTGCAGCACGTGGTCGACGCCCTGGTCGAGATGTACCGCACCGAGCCCGGGTTCCGCGCCATCCGCTTCACCGACAGCGAGTCGACGACGGCAGGCGACGGCGACGAGCGCCCGACCCTGGCCGCCCAGCTGGCCGAGCTCCTCTGCGCGCGGATCGGCGTCGAGCGCAGCGCCGACGCGGACTTCGCCATCGAGGTGGCCACCGAGACCGCGGGCTCCCTCATCGCGCGGGCCTTTGCGACCGACATCGAGCGCGACGGCCGCTTCGTCGACGAGGCGCGCACCCTCGTCACCGCCTACCTCGAGGGCGCCCTGCCGGCCTGA
- a CDS encoding App1 family protein, producing the protein MLGSRKTSGPNGAIAGGVEPMLHRAARMEDAVHAFRERNARRRGLIPTIVPYSGYGGPGWIRILCRVLLTKEGERRSNGHTHVRGWRSFTSVPIDAVVVEAVIDGVTHHVTADRGGVVDARVEVDLQPGWHSVTLRTEGSLDVEAPVFVIDPDVRFGIISDIDDTVMVTALPRPLLAAWNTFVLDEHARRPVPGMAVLYERLRATHAGCPVIYLSTGAWNVAPTLSRFLNRNFYPQGPLLLTDWGPTHDRWFRSGRLHKEQSLRRLAAEFPGMKWLLVGDDGQHDEELYGGFLRDHPENVEAVAIRQLSTSEAVFAGGRSRGEENERTTNVPWLYAPDGAGLWDQLVEKGLAEESGL; encoded by the coding sequence ATGCTGGGTTCCCGCAAGACCTCAGGGCCGAACGGTGCGATCGCCGGCGGTGTCGAGCCCATGCTCCACCGTGCGGCCCGCATGGAGGACGCCGTTCACGCCTTCCGCGAGCGGAACGCCCGGCGACGGGGGCTGATCCCGACGATCGTGCCGTATTCGGGCTACGGGGGGCCGGGCTGGATTCGGATCCTGTGCCGCGTGCTCCTCACGAAAGAGGGCGAGCGGCGCTCGAACGGCCACACGCACGTGCGCGGCTGGCGCAGCTTCACGAGCGTGCCGATCGACGCCGTGGTCGTCGAGGCCGTGATCGACGGCGTGACCCACCACGTCACCGCCGACCGGGGCGGCGTGGTGGACGCCCGAGTGGAAGTGGACCTCCAGCCTGGCTGGCACTCCGTCACGCTGCGCACGGAGGGCTCGCTCGACGTCGAGGCCCCGGTCTTCGTCATCGACCCCGACGTGCGCTTCGGCATCATCTCCGACATCGACGACACCGTCATGGTGACCGCGCTGCCGCGTCCCCTCCTCGCGGCCTGGAACACCTTCGTGCTCGACGAGCACGCGCGACGGCCCGTGCCCGGCATGGCCGTCCTCTACGAGCGCCTCCGCGCGACGCACGCCGGGTGCCCGGTGATCTACCTGTCGACCGGCGCGTGGAACGTCGCGCCGACGCTGTCGCGCTTCCTCAACCGCAACTTCTACCCGCAGGGCCCGCTGCTGCTCACCGACTGGGGGCCGACCCACGACCGCTGGTTCCGCAGCGGGCGGCTGCACAAAGAGCAGTCCCTGCGCCGCCTCGCCGCCGAGTTCCCCGGCATGAAGTGGCTGCTGGTCGGCGACGACGGTCAGCACGACGAAGAGCTCTACGGCGGATTCCTGCGCGACCACCCGGAGAACGTCGAGGCCGTGGCCATCCGGCAGCTGTCGACGAGCGAGGCCGTGTTCGCGGGCGGACGCTCGCGGGGCGAGGAGAACGAGCGCACCACCAATGTGCCGTGGTTGTACGCGCCCGACGGGGCAGGCCTCTGGGATCAGCTCGTCGAAAAGGGTCTCGCCGAAGAGTCCGGACTCTGA